The nucleotide window AATCTAAAAATTGATTGGTTTAAAGTGATGTAATGGCAGATATTGCACCATCAAAGCTCAACAAGAAATTCGACGTCAGAATAATTAACTACTAACGATTTCATTGGCTTGTAGTTACGTAAGttactaaaaaaagaaagaattgcGCCACTGGCTATATAAACGCCGcacttcaaaataaaaattgcataCGAAGTATTTTGTGGTGGCAAGCGATTAACGTTATTGAAACGTTTTGTGAGTGTACTTTTCCATTTGGTAGTTGTCAGTACAGTCATAAAGCTGGCAGAGGTAGAAGTTTAAGGACGTGCAAATTGTGTTAGGTGGTTTTGGGTCGCCACAACATTGACCCTTGTCAACAAAATCTCTCAAGAAGAGAATTTTCAAAACAGAGTATAAAAGACCTTCTCAAACAAAAGTTTAGAAACCAGGTTTTCATAACCTGGTTAACAATTTAGAACAGTGTAAGAACAGTACGGATTGTTGTTTGGAAAAATTTAAtatcaaaaattcaaaatggaAAACATCGCAAGAATTATCTTATCAACCTTCTTTACGGCTTTCTTCAACCAGACAGAAAATATGGATGAAGTGCAATCACAGGAACAGGAGTTCGaacaattacaaaaacaatattcACAAGAATATCGATTTGTGCGAACCAATTCCATATCCCAGAGTAGTAAAAAAGAATCTTGTTTTGACTGTAAAAAATACGACTGGGaagattcttacaaaaaaagagATTGCAAACGTTGTCAAAATATATGTGAAAGACAATATAAATTCAAAGACGAAAGACTTGAAGAATTTGTCAAAAGAGAAAGATTTGAATCACAATATATGCCAGTCCAATATGGATTTACCACTGGCAGAATCAgtaaatttgtttgaaaatgttttaataaatgGTAAGTAATTGTAGATTTTTTGATAGAATTGCTTAATAAATTAATTacaaaatttgacatgattgtatgACCTTTTCACCCTTGCTAAGGTCAAGATAACCACATGAATACAAAGAAACCTTTCTTATTGTTCaagcttgtgtttttattttttagattatttagaATTTCCACAATTACCTATTGATGAATTGTTCAGTGAAGAACAAGAAATTCCTATTGATTGGAATTCTCAAAGTAATGGGACCACATTATCAACAATTCCAGTCACAGAATCTGGAATTGAAACGCTAGACTTATCTGATCTTCCATGGGAAGATTTTCTTGAAATTGATTCATTCATTGAGAATATGGATGACAATATTTACACACAGAGTCATGGATGTAACACTGGTAACAATCaagttgttaaagaaaatttcaatgaatatagTGACCAAGATTCCCCTCTTCAGCTGGATGCTGAATACAAAGATCTTTTAGACACAATTGACGATGCTGACTTCCTAAAGAATGTCAGCTTCGAAAAAACCAGTGTGATTAATGACATGAACTCTCTTATTCAGGAGGTTGAACCTACTAGTATTACAAGTGTTATTGATGAAGGTGATGCTGATGAGAGACTCACTGATATATTGGCTCTTCTGAATGAACAGTTTGGCGTAGAGCCAGATAGTGTTAAGTGCAATCCCTTAAAGCGGAAAAGTTCGGCTAGCGACCCTTTTACATCAAAATGTCAAAAGGTTGATGATGAACATGACCATATTGTTCCATCGTCTCCTGCATTATCATTATCATCAAATTCTAGCAATGTTTCGACCTCAAGTGCTGATGAGCATCAGcgtagaataaaaaataatgaggCGTCTCGCAAGACGAGAGCAAAAAGAAAACAGAGGCAAACAGGtttatttgaaaagaaaaatgaactgGAAAAAAGTAATGCTGAACTGAGAATAAAAATTGAGCTCATGCAAAAAGAAGCAGGAATTCTGCGTGAAGCACTGGTTGCAAAATtgagcaaataatttttttgttttggtgtATATAGGTAGATATAACGAGCATTTTTATCAAGTTTATATTGTTATGTATAAACTTGATGACAGTTATTGTGATGAGCCCAAACAATTTTGAATGGTGTCTTAATATTGTTCTTTTGCAGTACATATATACTTTTCCATTATATGCCACCATTCAAACTTCTTTGGGATTTATCATTTTGCACTATTTACGTAATTAGAAGTTTTTCACACTATAGGATTAAATTTTCTATGACAAGCACCTACATACTGTTCTGTAAAGAGCCATACCCTTGTGTCAGATCTTGTGTTTCAGCCGGAGCTCTGTCATATTATCTATTTACCTTTCTtaattttctcaatattttgcaaatattcttttcttttaaaaaaggtgtAGGCCACATTGAAATTTGAGAAATGTTTTTAGAGTAATTTGCATATACAAATTAGAGGAGGAATTATtgtgtttttaaatatataacgtTCAACTTGTAGTATTAAGAAAACCATAgaaattaaaatgaatgaaaTTTCCTGttgtaaaatttattgttgcccTCTGATAACCACAGGAATTTGACAACATAAAATAGATATTCGTAGGAATTATATTTAAGCAGCGTTTCCTGAAAACCAAAATAACAAGACAGTACGATTTATGCAGCTTACCGAGAAAAAAAGTGCGAAATTGATTTTAGCGAATTTGTCTCCTTTTCGCAAACTTCAATTCCGCATTCTCTAAATTGTGACagtagtattttttatttttgaaatgacaatgaaaaaaaattataggctttttaaacaacttgttacGTTCAACAACGTAAGGGGCTGTTCAATTACTTCCCCACGCCCTTATTTCATCCTCGTCCCCATGGTCTCTCGGTCCCTAACCTGTTACAGAACGGTTGGTATTAAATTGATTAATTACATCCGTCCGGCGAAGGTTTACCTGAAGGGGTATTCTTAAAACGGGAACTTGGAGAAAATACTTAACATGAAAACTAAACAGGTGAAAGTAAAGCATTAAAATTAATCAAAAAGGCTAAATGTCCTGAGACCGAGGTTAGGCCTAAAAGTGGGTTTTTTATTAACACCCCTGAATAAGGTTGATGATGGGGTTTCCCCGGCGGGTCAAACTGCCTTAAGTGAATACCGCAAATGACAGATTAAGCGTCCAGGGCATTTAAAGAATGCATCTTGACGGAGGCTCTTATTTGGCAGGGCTATTTTAAACttcattcttattaaaaaatggaaatacaaacaaaaaagaaaaatacaataGTAATAAGTATCTTTTATCTTTATCCGTTGTTTTTCATGCTGATCTAAATAAGCGCCCCCCCTCCCCTTTTCTCGATGGGGGGAGCGGGGGCTTATTAGAGAGCAGGGGCACTCATTTAGAAAATTTTCCCTATTCCCGGGCCGCTTATTCCACAGGGGTAATTATTAGACGCTTTTAGTCCGTCATTTAcggtaaaaaaatcaaagattaAATTCACATTAATTGATCCTCCTAAAACAGTTTTTGCAAGCATTGGGGGGTCTTCTTCTACTTGATACAATAGTCCgtaacttttcaaataaaagtccaaaatcagctgtGGAAGAGagggaaaaataaataaaagactaGACAATCAAAATAAAGGTATTATTCTTGCTCCGATCCATTTTAGTCTCGTGGAGTAAAAATGCAGCATAATGCCACAAGTCATACTAATAACACAAGTTAATTCCTACTCAGCTGGGTTTCCTTACATATAAAAAAGCACCGAGTGGATTAGTATCAATAAAAAGGTTGGCGAAGAGGAGCCTATACTTAAGCATACACATTATTTTTATCTCTTGCATTTCTGTCTCTTAACAAGTATCTTTGGTCAATGGCAAATTGATTTCAGTTCTAAAAAATTCCAAAGTCGCTGGCAATTTTAAGGACAGAAAGTCCACTGTATGCGTCATCGTTGTGAAAGGATTTAACTGCAAATCTTAGATTTGTGTTTCGATATTCTCTCAGTGGTAAAACGCAGAGGGGTTTCATTTAACGAAACATTTTCCTCTCGACCACGTTCCTATGGCATATCAGGATGACAATACGAACATCTTCATGTAAgtgaccctgggaacgagaaaGTTGATCTTCCTTCAGGATTTTATCCAATATTGACGTTTTTCTCTGGCTATCTTAATCATTGAATTTATGCGAACATTTGTCGAAGATCGACAACAAAATTTTCTTGTAGAATTTAAAAAACCTAAATTCCAGGActtgttgtttctttttgtacacAACAACCATGATCTGCACTCCCTCTTTGGTCTTTGTGTCAATGTTTGTCAAAAAGGCACAGCATTTATCATGTGTCAAACTATGGAAGTGGTTTCAAGCAATGGTTTACAAATCCATTGTGTTACAAAGTAGAAGTAGTAGTATTACCACGCGCTTATGTTACAAACGTAACTTGATCGTGTATTCTACCTCTTTGTAAAAGAGAACATTGAAAACCTATATTCATATTTACAAgtgcacaatttttttaaaaataaatattctattAACAAAACAATGTTTAAATTTTGCGTCAGAAATTTTCATGTTGTGAAAAGAAATGCTTGTCTAAAGTGTTGTAGGTACTTTCAAAATACGTATTTAGCATAACAACATCGACATCACAACAATGCGGTCAATGTTTAATCTGTGTTGGCACATACACGCCTCCTTATGCTTGGAAGTTTTcttaaagtttaaaacaaagTGCAGTCGAGTTTATTTTTAACGATTACAGAATCATTTGCAATGTCTCGAATTTATAACTCGgactaataaatatttttttttttttttttttttgacatttattcgGGTTCCATTATACAATGGTTCTTATCCctataataacataataataacaacaataagaataaaaagtttagaaCAAAAATGATACAAGAAGCATGGAGATCTAGGTTTCAATAAGAGTTGTAGATTTAGGTTTTGTTAAATGGTTGTTGATAGATTAAATAGAGGAAAGGCATAGGCTATAGTTGTATATCAGCGGAAGGTCTCATTCGACTCTGAAAGACTTTGTTAGAGATAAAACGTTGGCTGTGTTGAAATAAACAGCTCATTGAAACCGTAGCAGCCAGCACTTATTGCATAATAaggactatatatatatatatatatatatatataaaaaaaaaaaaaaaaaaaaaaaaaaaaaaattctataatatAAAACCCAAGCATAGGAAGGCTCACTGTGGTCAAACTaaactaaaacataaataaaatttgatcttttttaaacaagaaGAGGGCTGAACATTCAGCTATCACCACAAACATCACAAATATTGGAAAACTTAGGCTTATTAGTTGCCCAGTTTCCTGAAAACTGCAAAATTTTCATTCCAATGCTTTATGTTGCCTATCATAAAGATGGAAAGCAACCAATCAAACAGCAAACTGTTGACAGTGGAAACAAATTCATTACGGCGGAAACCATTGCATTTGAGCAGAGCAATGCAGTAGCTTCCCCTAACAAACACTCTCGTTTCCGTCTTCTTCCTTCTTATTTGCTTCGCGTCTTTGATGGCGCTTCTTTCGAGctctaaaacataaataaaatttgatcttttttaaacaagaaGAGGGCTGAACATTCAGCTATCACCACACAATAAGTAAATAAACTTTTCATCACCTTTTCACATCAACTGCCGTGTCACTCTCCGTACCGGATATTATTTTGAAATCACCATGTTTGTCTACGGCTGCAgactaaaacataaaaaagtggAGGGATATACAAGGAAGGGACACACAAGAGAGAACACTTATTTATACTGCCTGACGTAcacaaacaagtaaacaaacttcTACTGGAATGTAacagataaaaataaatttgtttgaaatagcGAATGATCAAATTATCAACAGCAATTGATGGACCGACCGAAGAACTGTGTGACGGAGCAGTCTCTTACTTCAAAATGTTTAAACTGACTTTACTCACATGAGTGACATTTTTCTTCTTTGTAGGTAGAGATGATTTCTTGCTATACGATTCATCTAAAATACATCAACAGATTAAGAGTTCTTCTACTACGTTTCTCTCCGTGACAATTTCTGATAGTAAATCAGGATTTTAATCGATTTATCGGTTCTTATGTAATTATATTCGTGGTGTAGGTTATTTTGGACCGCTATTCCATTGACAATATACAAAACGAAACAAAGTGAAacgaaaagaaacaaaacaaagcaacaacaaaaaacaggtaaaaaaacagaacaaaacaaacaaacaaccgaACGAACGAACAAAATAGGTTTACACAACATTGTACCTGCTTCCATGACATAATTGACAGGGAAGTAACCTTGTCTTCCATCTTGTAAC belongs to Hydractinia symbiolongicarpus strain clone_291-10 chromosome 1, HSymV2.1, whole genome shotgun sequence and includes:
- the LOC130639451 gene encoding uncharacterized protein LOC130639451: MKCNHRNRSSNNYKNNIHKNIDLCEPIPYPRVVKKNLVLTVKNTTGKILTKKEIANVVKIYVKDNINSKTKDLKNLSKEKDLNHNICQSNMDLPLAESVNLFENVLINDYLEFPQLPIDELFSEEQEIPIDWNSQSNGTTLSTIPVTESGIETLDLSDLPWEDFLEIDSFIENMDDNIYTQSHGCNTGNNQVVKENFNEYSDQDSPLQLDAEYKDLLDTIDDADFLKNVSFEKTSVINDMNSLIQEVEPTSITSVIDEGDADERLTDILALLNEQFGVEPDSVKCNPLKRKSSASDPFTSKCQKVDDEHDHIVPSSPALSLSSNSSNVSTSSADEHQRRIKNNEASRKTRAKRKQRQTGLFEKKNELEKSNAELRIKIELMQKEAGILREALVAKLSK